A single Bacteroidales bacterium DNA region contains:
- the ricT gene encoding regulatory iron-sulfur-containing complex subunit RicT — MTNGCNGRGCHKLVKDATESVTCLDIGGNKLDTFNWLEDIPEAYQNCDIIEVRFKNTRKAYFKNVNDLKLKKGDIVAVEASPGHDIGIVSLTGALVRLQLERNNIPVEGTEFRKIYRKAKPADIDKWNESMALEFSTMIKSRKIALDLKLDMKIGDVEYQGDGTKAIFYYIADDRVDFRELIKVLAEQLKVRIEMKQIGARQEAGRIGGIGSCGRELCCSTWITSFVSVTTNAARYQEVSLNPQKLAGQCGKLKCCLNYELACYLDAQQDFPNTSVPLETEQGPVFHQKTDVFKRLMWYSSKRDMPAEIICLSVDHVKEIQEKNRRGEKVKKLESVENSNIAPIIDYQYKNAVDEKLLTRFEDKPGSGGKPQNKKRHHHNKHRR; from the coding sequence ATGACCAACGGTTGTAATGGCCGTGGATGCCATAAATTAGTTAAAGACGCCACTGAATCAGTCACATGCCTCGATATCGGAGGTAATAAACTGGATACATTCAACTGGCTTGAAGATATTCCCGAAGCTTATCAGAATTGCGATATTATTGAAGTCAGGTTTAAGAACACAAGAAAAGCCTATTTCAAAAATGTTAATGATCTGAAGTTAAAAAAAGGCGATATAGTAGCAGTGGAGGCTTCTCCAGGACATGATATCGGAATCGTTTCACTTACCGGGGCACTGGTGAGGCTGCAACTTGAAAGGAACAACATACCTGTTGAGGGTACTGAATTCAGGAAGATATACAGGAAGGCAAAACCGGCAGACATCGATAAGTGGAATGAATCGATGGCACTTGAGTTTTCCACAATGATCAAATCGCGTAAAATTGCGCTGGATCTGAAACTTGATATGAAGATAGGGGATGTGGAATACCAGGGCGACGGTACTAAAGCCATATTCTATTATATTGCCGATGACAGGGTGGATTTCAGGGAGCTCATCAAAGTGCTTGCCGAACAGTTAAAGGTAAGAATTGAAATGAAACAGATCGGTGCCCGCCAGGAAGCCGGAAGGATCGGTGGCATCGGGTCATGCGGCAGGGAATTATGCTGTTCGACTTGGATCACCAGTTTCGTTTCGGTTACTACCAATGCGGCACGTTACCAGGAAGTTTCACTGAATCCTCAAAAGCTTGCGGGCCAGTGTGGCAAACTTAAATGCTGCCTGAATTATGAGCTGGCCTGTTACCTGGACGCCCAGCAGGATTTTCCGAATACATCTGTTCCTCTTGAAACCGAACAGGGACCGGTTTTCCATCAAAAAACCGATGTATTCAAAAGGCTTATGTGGTATTCATCGAAAAGGGATATGCCTGCCGAGATCATATGTCTTTCGGTTGATCACGTGAAGGAAATTCAGGAGAAAAACAGGCGCGGGGAAAAGGTCAAGAAGCTTGAAAGCGTTGAGAATAGCAATATTGCCCCAATAATTGATTACCAGTATAAAAATGCCGTTGATGAAAAGCTGTTAACCCGGTTTGAGGACAAGCCCGGTAGCGGCGGCAAGCCTCAGAATAAGAAAAGGCATCATCATAATAAACACAGAAGATGA